A single genomic interval of Hymenobacter sp. GOD-10R harbors:
- a CDS encoding MBL fold metallo-hydrolase, whose amino-acid sequence MRITKYIHSCLLFELDGQQILFDPGKFSFIEGLVHPEVFKDVSVIIITHNHPDHLDVTALQKIVALRQAIIISNREVATELKAHGLTVQIHEEGRLDLGVFQLLALPVQHEAIFDSLLSQMTAWLVNGKVLNPADSFANNLLPFAGVEMLLLPVTAPFLTELVVADFALKMRPRQILPVHDGYLKPFFIQQRYENYGPYFEKHGIVFHRLAEPGDAIRR is encoded by the coding sequence ATGCGCATCACCAAATACATTCATTCCTGTTTGCTGTTCGAACTCGACGGCCAACAGATTCTTTTCGACCCGGGCAAGTTTTCCTTCATCGAAGGCTTGGTGCACCCCGAGGTTTTCAAAGACGTATCGGTCATCATTATCACCCACAACCACCCCGACCACCTCGATGTGACGGCGCTTCAGAAAATCGTGGCCCTGCGCCAGGCCATTATCATCTCTAACCGCGAGGTGGCAACCGAACTGAAAGCGCACGGCCTCACGGTGCAAATCCACGAGGAAGGTCGCCTAGACTTGGGCGTGTTTCAGCTGCTGGCCCTTCCGGTGCAGCACGAGGCCATTTTCGACAGCCTCTTGTCGCAAATGACCGCCTGGCTGGTGAATGGCAAGGTGCTAAATCCCGCCGACTCTTTTGCTAACAATTTGCTGCCCTTTGCGGGGGTGGAAATGCTCCTGCTGCCCGTCACCGCGCCTTTTCTCACGGAGCTAGTAGTGGCCGATTTCGCCCTGAAAATGCGTCCCAGGCAAATTTTGCCCGTACACGACGGCTACCTCAAGCCCTTCTTCATCCAGCAGCGCTACGAGAACTACGGGCCGTATTTTGAGAAG
- a CDS encoding YeiH family protein: MALPVHLATPQVPDSPLALAPETTATEFNETTGFFRHLHTPRVAFGQDFTGKQVVFVLFFVFCLTPWASPPIALALGLALAQTIGNPFTTQTKKATAKLLQFSVIGLGFGMNAHAAVQAGKEGILFTVVSIFGTLLLGLVVGRWLGLGRHVVHLISCGTAICGGSAIAAIGPVLRAKDEEMSVALGTVFVLNALALFAFPPIGHALAMTQNQFGLWCAIAIHDTSSVVGAAAAYGNKALEVATTVKLARALWIIPISIGTAMIFKQKGVKVKIPYFIFGFIAAMLLNTFVPAAKPLGPVMVNLAKIGLTVTLFFIGVGLSAKVVRSVGIKPYVLGILLWVVISTGSLYVILHTV, encoded by the coding sequence ATGGCACTCCCGGTTCATCTCGCTACTCCCCAGGTTCCCGACTCGCCGCTCGCCCTGGCCCCGGAGACGACCGCCACCGAATTCAACGAAACCACCGGCTTCTTCCGCCACCTGCACACGCCCCGCGTAGCCTTCGGGCAGGACTTCACCGGGAAGCAGGTGGTGTTTGTCCTGTTCTTCGTGTTCTGCCTCACGCCCTGGGCCTCGCCGCCCATTGCCCTGGCCCTGGGCCTGGCGCTGGCCCAGACCATCGGCAACCCCTTCACTACCCAAACCAAAAAGGCCACGGCCAAGCTGCTGCAGTTCTCGGTTATCGGGCTGGGCTTCGGCATGAACGCCCACGCGGCGGTGCAGGCCGGCAAGGAGGGCATCCTCTTCACGGTGGTGTCCATCTTCGGCACGCTGCTGCTGGGCCTGGTGGTGGGCCGGTGGTTGGGGCTGGGCCGGCACGTGGTGCATCTGATTTCGTGCGGCACGGCCATCTGCGGGGGCTCGGCCATCGCGGCCATCGGGCCGGTGCTGCGGGCAAAGGACGAGGAAATGTCGGTGGCCCTGGGCACGGTGTTCGTGCTCAACGCGCTGGCCCTATTTGCCTTCCCGCCCATCGGCCACGCGCTGGCCATGACCCAGAACCAGTTCGGCCTTTGGTGCGCCATTGCCATCCACGACACCAGTTCGGTGGTGGGCGCGGCGGCCGCCTACGGCAATAAAGCCCTGGAAGTGGCCACCACCGTGAAGCTGGCCCGTGCCCTGTGGATTATCCCGATTTCCATCGGCACGGCCATGATTTTCAAGCAGAAGGGCGTCAAGGTGAAAATTCCCTATTTCATCTTCGGCTTCATCGCCGCCATGCTGCTCAACACCTTCGTGCCCGCCGCCAAGCCCCTGGGCCCGGTGATGGTGAACCTGGCCAAAATCGGCCTCACGGTGACGCTGTTTTTCATCGGCGTGGGCCTATCGGCCAAGGTGGTGCGCTCGGTGGGCATCAAGCCCTACGTGCTGGGCATCCTGCTGTGGGTAGTAATTTCAACCGGCTCGCTCTACGTGATTCTGCACACCGTATAA
- a CDS encoding LysR substrate-binding domain-containing protein yields the protein MSDFRLRVFATVARHLSFTKAGQELFVSQPAVTKHIRELEAQYGQRLLERRGNRVSLTEAGRLLHAHADAAAAAQQQLEDQLLALRDPEEAAGRLRLGASTTLAQYVLPGLLPAFQARYPQVQLSFLNANSERIADALLRGELDLGFVEGRTKSHDLHYELLLPDELVAVRRVAPGAPPATPLSLAEALAHPLVLRERGSGTLEILEFALRAQHIKLSSLSVALYLDNTEAIKRYLEAAPAALGFVSRRALDRELAAGLLEIVPIKGLHLARQFEALWVQGQVLARPAQRFLSFVQGQFKGAK from the coding sequence ATGTCCGATTTTCGTCTGCGCGTATTTGCCACCGTGGCCCGGCATCTGAGCTTTACCAAGGCCGGGCAGGAGCTGTTTGTGAGCCAGCCGGCCGTCACCAAGCACATTCGTGAGCTGGAAGCCCAGTACGGCCAGCGCCTGTTGGAGCGGCGCGGCAACCGCGTGAGCCTCACCGAGGCCGGCCGCCTGCTGCACGCCCACGCCGATGCCGCCGCCGCCGCCCAGCAGCAGCTCGAAGACCAGCTCCTAGCCCTGCGTGACCCCGAAGAGGCCGCCGGCCGCCTGCGCCTGGGGGCCAGCACCACCCTGGCCCAGTACGTGCTGCCGGGGTTGCTGCCCGCCTTTCAGGCCCGCTACCCGCAGGTGCAGCTCTCGTTCCTGAACGCCAATTCCGAGCGCATTGCCGATGCCCTACTACGCGGCGAGCTGGATTTGGGCTTTGTGGAAGGCCGCACCAAAAGCCACGACCTACACTACGAGCTGTTGCTGCCCGACGAGTTGGTGGCCGTGCGCCGCGTCGCGCCCGGTGCCCCGCCCGCCACGCCGCTGTCCTTGGCCGAGGCGCTGGCCCACCCGCTGGTGTTGCGCGAGCGGGGCTCGGGCACGCTGGAAATCCTCGAATTTGCTCTGCGGGCGCAGCACATCAAGCTTAGCAGCCTTTCCGTAGCCCTTTACCTGGACAATACGGAAGCCATCAAGCGCTACCTCGAAGCCGCGCCGGCGGCCCTGGGATTCGTGTCGCGCCGGGCCCTGGACCGCGAGCTGGCGGCTGGGCTGCTCGAAATCGTGCCCATCAAAGGGCTGCACCTGGCCCGGCAGTTCGAGGCACTCTGGGTGCAGGGACAGGTGCTGGCCCGGCCGGCCCAGCGGTTTCTGAGCTTCGTGCAGGGGCAATTCAAGGGAGCCAAATAA
- a CDS encoding DUF389 domain-containing protein: MTFAALRWLRAHFDLSSDMADPAEIMTDVEDGLVFKGTNLWVLIFAILVASVGLNVNSTAVIIGAMLISPLMGPIVGIGFGAATVEVDLIRRGLKNLLIAASLSLLVSAAYFKLTPLTDAGSELLARTSPTTWDVAIALFGGAAGAIGFTRRERGNVVPGVAIATALMPPLCTAGYGLATLHWSYLFGALYLFFINCVFISVSTFLVARILPLPQHQFDSGRRGRWVNRGIWAVALLTAGPSVYLAVGIVRSTVFMHNAQQFVDEQLSLPGTYVVTRRVDASPRTINVLLAGKHLTPNQLRTARTRLAQYRLADASLTVRQGLAGLDSTDARALRTSLLEDVRSRNEQTLAGYDTRLAQLQQLLVRPDSAAPANPALPAANTLLREVQVEHPAVRQLGLGQLVRPAAGPLPADTTLVVSLSTSAPLPAAEQQRLRQWLGLRAGTRQPVQLLVNTPEPPAPKSALVKSLV, translated from the coding sequence ATGACTTTCGCTGCTCTCCGCTGGCTACGCGCGCACTTCGACTTATCATCGGATATGGCTGACCCGGCCGAAATCATGACTGATGTCGAGGACGGGCTGGTATTCAAGGGTACCAACCTGTGGGTGCTCATCTTCGCCATTCTGGTCGCGTCAGTCGGGCTCAATGTTAATTCTACGGCCGTCATTATCGGGGCCATGCTTATTTCGCCGCTCATGGGGCCGATTGTGGGCATCGGCTTCGGGGCCGCCACCGTGGAAGTCGATTTGATACGGCGGGGCCTGAAAAACCTGCTGATTGCCGCTAGCCTTAGCCTGCTGGTATCGGCGGCGTATTTCAAGCTCACGCCCCTCACCGATGCCGGCTCCGAGCTGCTGGCCCGCACCTCGCCCACCACCTGGGACGTGGCCATTGCCTTGTTTGGCGGGGCGGCCGGGGCCATTGGCTTCACCCGCCGCGAGCGCGGCAACGTGGTGCCTGGCGTGGCCATCGCCACCGCCCTCATGCCGCCGCTGTGCACGGCCGGCTACGGGCTGGCCACCCTGCACTGGAGCTATTTGTTTGGGGCGCTGTATTTGTTCTTTATTAACTGCGTGTTTATCAGCGTATCCACCTTTTTAGTGGCCCGCATTTTGCCGCTGCCCCAGCACCAGTTCGACAGCGGCCGGCGTGGTCGGTGGGTGAACCGGGGCATTTGGGCGGTGGCGCTGCTCACGGCCGGCCCCAGCGTGTACCTGGCGGTGGGCATCGTGCGCAGCACCGTGTTTATGCACAACGCCCAGCAGTTTGTGGACGAGCAGCTGAGCCTACCCGGCACCTACGTGGTCACGCGCCGCGTGGACGCCAGCCCGCGCACCATCAACGTGCTGCTGGCTGGCAAGCACCTCACACCCAACCAACTGCGCACCGCTCGCACCCGCCTGGCCCAGTACCGCCTCGCCGATGCCAGCCTCACCGTGCGCCAGGGCCTAGCCGGCCTCGACTCGACCGATGCCCGCGCCCTGCGCACCAGCCTGCTCGAAGACGTGCGCAGCCGCAACGAGCAAACCCTGGCCGGCTACGACACGCGCCTGGCCCAGCTCCAGCAACTATTGGTGCGGCCCGACAGCGCGGCACCCGCCAACCCCGCCCTGCCGGCCGCCAACACGCTGCTGCGCGAGGTGCAGGTAGAGCACCCTGCCGTGCGCCAGCTGGGCCTAGGCCAGCTGGTGCGCCCCGCTGCCGGCCCCCTGCCCGCCGATACGACCTTGGTCGTCAGCCTCAGCACCAGCGCGCCGCTGCCCGCCGCCGAGCAGCAGCGCCTGCGCCAGTGGCTAGGCCTGCGGGCGGGCACCCGGCAGCCCGTGCAGTTGCTGGTAAACACCCCAGAGCCCCCAGCGCCAAAGTCGGCCTTGGTTAAAAGTTTGGTATAA
- a CDS encoding DUF2254 domain-containing protein, producing the protein MLSLFHRSWQRLRDSLWFVPTLLVLGSCGLAYGLIEFDSRTSFDGGKKFPLLFGVGAQGSRSMLTAVAGSMLTVAALVFSLTLSTISQVSSQYSPRVLRNFMRDRGNQVVMGYFVGVFAYCLLVLGTIRGTDEQKFVPSTAVMVGLGLALGGVAALIYFIHHIAESLQTDTILQRISRQSREAVKELFPENLGEPASTPAQQAAWREAAARPGWQPVPATNTGYVQRIEADALLAWGTEHRAWLRVAQPIGAFVGEGNTLVSYQLQAPAAPLSEADQAALARCIVLESHRSIGQDVAFGVQQLVDIALKALSPGINDTTTAIMAVDHLGLLVQQLAGRPFPATLRTTETNDNVLVQVPARDFAGYVKLAFDLVRINSKGNHALFRRLLRALAQVGEAARTAERKVIIGAQAQLLLQHADETLATDYEKEAVRATYAEEQSRWQA; encoded by the coding sequence ATGCTCTCCTTATTTCACCGTTCCTGGCAGCGCCTACGCGATTCGCTGTGGTTTGTGCCTACCCTGCTCGTTTTAGGTTCGTGCGGGCTGGCCTACGGGCTAATTGAGTTCGATAGCCGCACTTCGTTCGATGGGGGCAAGAAGTTTCCGCTGCTCTTTGGGGTGGGTGCGCAGGGCTCGCGCAGCATGCTCACGGCCGTAGCTGGCTCGATGCTGACGGTAGCGGCACTGGTGTTTTCACTCACGCTGTCCACCATTTCGCAGGTTAGCAGCCAGTACTCGCCCCGGGTGCTGCGCAACTTTATGCGCGACCGAGGCAACCAAGTGGTCATGGGCTACTTCGTGGGCGTATTTGCCTACTGCCTGCTGGTGCTGGGCACCATCCGGGGCACCGACGAGCAGAAATTCGTGCCCAGCACCGCCGTCATGGTCGGGCTAGGCCTGGCGCTAGGCGGCGTGGCAGCCCTCATTTACTTCATCCACCACATCGCCGAATCGCTGCAAACCGACACCATTTTGCAGCGCATCAGCCGCCAAAGCCGGGAGGCCGTTAAGGAACTTTTTCCCGAAAATCTGGGGGAGCCCGCCTCTACCCCGGCCCAGCAAGCCGCCTGGCGCGAGGCCGCCGCCCGGCCCGGCTGGCAGCCCGTGCCCGCTACTAATACAGGCTACGTGCAGCGCATTGAGGCGGACGCGCTGCTGGCCTGGGGCACCGAGCACCGGGCCTGGCTACGGGTAGCCCAGCCCATCGGCGCATTTGTGGGCGAAGGCAACACGTTAGTTAGCTACCAGCTGCAAGCGCCAGCCGCCCCCCTGAGCGAGGCCGACCAGGCAGCCCTGGCCCGCTGCATAGTGCTGGAGTCGCACCGCAGCATCGGGCAGGATGTGGCCTTTGGCGTGCAGCAGCTAGTGGATATTGCCCTCAAAGCCCTTTCGCCCGGCATCAACGATACCACCACGGCCATCATGGCCGTCGACCACCTGGGGCTGCTGGTCCAGCAGCTGGCTGGGCGGCCGTTTCCAGCCACACTCCGCACCACCGAAACGAACGACAACGTGCTGGTGCAGGTGCCGGCCCGCGACTTCGCCGGCTACGTGAAGCTGGCTTTTGACCTGGTGCGCATTAACTCCAAAGGCAATCACGCGCTGTTTCGGCGGCTGCTGCGGGCGCTGGCCCAGGTGGGCGAGGCCGCTCGCACCGCCGAGCGTAAAGTGATTATCGGGGCGCAGGCCCAGCTCCTGCTCCAGCACGCTGATGAAACGCTGGCCACCGACTACGAAAAAGAGGCCGTGCGCGCTACCTATGCTGAGGAGCAAAGCAGGTGGCAGGCATAA
- a CDS encoding Kiwa anti-phage protein KwaB-like domain-containing protein, protein MPIPSATPTPDDYGLVDLVADIRQFQPRHVQIYLITRQLKPGVPVRSRAYNRFDFQPYRVDADAELQTFVLDRVNVRMATFVDQNYELTPFEVFPAEENRIVFRSPRQGDVGAFRNLIDTMTGESASLSQQTGADEPRLTRDNAESILPQVWAYCVKFQPDDPAHAPFWCFQRYSSSRIAGLDAKKRVLNFTSNTQLHLLTGPTFIFECYINCLFHQDQFYIFDKDKFEQIAGLDEQYQQRAEEIITTMTATSGISGLEHLAEACAKNSLFRNRLIQLSNRGLLTTIDSGRLAKMLATAQKHSKRLPLDAAGNISLSCVQDAKLLADLLDDAFLESDQTGYLYNASRKKRTVV, encoded by the coding sequence ATGCCAATTCCTTCTGCTACGCCTACTCCCGACGATTACGGGTTAGTTGATTTGGTAGCTGACATCCGACAGTTTCAGCCCCGCCACGTTCAGATTTATCTGATAACGCGCCAGCTAAAGCCAGGAGTGCCTGTGCGGAGCCGAGCCTACAATCGGTTTGACTTTCAACCTTACCGTGTTGATGCCGACGCAGAACTCCAAACCTTCGTGCTGGACCGCGTGAACGTGCGCATGGCTACGTTTGTAGACCAGAATTACGAGCTTACTCCTTTTGAGGTATTTCCAGCCGAAGAAAATCGTATAGTCTTCCGCAGCCCCCGCCAAGGCGATGTCGGCGCTTTCCGCAATCTGATTGATACCATGACTGGTGAATCGGCCTCCCTCAGTCAGCAGACTGGGGCCGACGAGCCTCGCCTCACTCGCGATAATGCCGAGAGTATTCTCCCTCAGGTATGGGCCTACTGCGTCAAATTTCAACCAGACGACCCCGCCCATGCACCCTTCTGGTGCTTCCAGCGCTACTCATCTTCCCGTATCGCGGGCCTTGATGCCAAAAAGCGTGTACTAAATTTCACGTCCAATACCCAGCTACACCTGCTCACGGGACCTACCTTCATTTTCGAGTGCTACATCAACTGCCTGTTTCATCAGGATCAGTTTTACATTTTTGACAAAGATAAGTTTGAGCAAATTGCCGGCCTAGACGAGCAATATCAGCAACGCGCTGAGGAAATTATTACCACTATGACTGCCACTAGTGGAATTAGCGGCCTGGAGCACCTAGCCGAAGCCTGCGCCAAAAACTCTCTGTTTCGCAACCGTCTCATTCAGCTTAGCAACCGGGGCCTACTCACCACCATCGATTCCGGGCGCTTGGCTAAAATGTTGGCTACTGCTCAAAAGCACAGCAAACGGCTTCCCTTAGATGCAGCAGGCAACATCAGCCTGTCATGCGTGCAGGATGCTAAATTGTTAGCTGATCTGCTTGATGATGCCTTCTTAGAAAGCGACCAAACTGGTTATCTATATAATGCTTCGCGAAAGAAGCGAACAGTAGTATAA
- a CDS encoding type I restriction-modification system subunit M encodes MSTQQQSQQLGKTLWAIADQLRGAMNADDFRDYMLSFLFLRYLSDNYETAARKELGTDYPALPTGDQRAPLAVWYAANAADVPEFEQLMRRRVHYVIEPQHLWSHIAELARTQNDELLKTLGEGFKFIENESFDSTFQGLFSEINLNSDKLGRTYAERNAKLCTVIQKISEGIRDFSTDADTLGDAYEYLIGQFAAGGGKKAGEFYTPQPISTILSDIVVLDSQNPAAGKRAKLERVLDITCGSGSLLLNVRKHMGPHGIGKIYGQEKNITTYNLARMNMLLHGVKDTEFDIHHGDSLKNDWDLLNERNPARKMEFDAIVANPPFSYRWEPTDALGEDFRFKSYGLAPKSAADFAFLLHAFHFLSSEGTMAIILPHGVLFRGGAEERIRTKLLKDGHIDTVIGLPANLFFSTGIPVCILVLKKCKKPDDVLFINASEYFEKGKRQNFLRQSDIDKIVATYRERSEEDRYARRVPMTEIDQNGYNLNISRYVSTATASEEIDLQAVHQQLVLIEQQAAEAARRHNQFLQELGLPLI; translated from the coding sequence ATGAGTACCCAACAACAAAGCCAACAATTAGGTAAAACACTCTGGGCCATTGCCGACCAACTGCGGGGCGCGATGAACGCCGACGACTTCCGCGATTACATGCTGTCGTTCCTCTTTCTGCGCTACCTCTCCGACAACTACGAAACCGCCGCCCGCAAGGAGCTGGGCACCGACTACCCCGCCCTGCCCACCGGCGACCAGCGCGCGCCACTGGCCGTATGGTACGCCGCCAACGCGGCCGATGTGCCCGAGTTTGAGCAGCTCATGCGCCGCCGCGTGCACTACGTAATTGAGCCCCAGCACCTCTGGAGCCACATCGCTGAGCTAGCCCGTACCCAGAACGACGAGTTGCTGAAGACCCTCGGCGAAGGCTTCAAGTTCATCGAAAACGAATCTTTCGACAGCACCTTCCAGGGTCTGTTTTCCGAAATCAACCTCAATTCCGACAAGCTCGGGCGCACTTACGCCGAGCGCAACGCCAAGCTCTGCACCGTCATTCAGAAAATCTCGGAAGGCATCCGCGACTTCTCAACCGATGCTGACACCCTGGGCGATGCCTACGAGTACCTCATCGGCCAGTTTGCGGCCGGCGGCGGCAAGAAGGCCGGCGAGTTCTACACGCCCCAGCCCATCTCCACCATCCTGTCCGACATCGTGGTGCTTGACAGCCAGAACCCCGCCGCTGGCAAGCGCGCTAAGCTAGAGCGGGTGCTGGATATTACCTGTGGCTCAGGCTCGCTGCTGCTCAACGTGCGTAAGCACATGGGCCCGCACGGCATCGGCAAGATTTATGGCCAGGAAAAGAACATCACCACCTATAACCTGGCGCGCATGAATATGCTGCTCCACGGTGTGAAGGACACCGAGTTCGACATTCACCACGGCGACTCCCTCAAAAATGATTGGGACCTGCTCAACGAGCGGAACCCGGCCAGAAAGATGGAGTTCGACGCCATTGTGGCCAATCCGCCCTTTTCGTATCGCTGGGAGCCCACCGACGCCCTAGGCGAAGATTTTCGCTTCAAGAGCTATGGCCTCGCCCCCAAGTCGGCTGCCGACTTTGCTTTCCTACTGCATGCCTTCCACTTCCTCAGTTCCGAGGGCACGATGGCCATTATCCTGCCCCACGGCGTGCTATTCCGGGGCGGGGCCGAGGAGCGCATTCGCACCAAGCTGCTTAAGGACGGCCACATTGATACCGTCATCGGCCTACCCGCCAACCTGTTCTTCAGTACCGGCATCCCCGTTTGTATCCTGGTACTCAAGAAATGTAAGAAGCCCGACGACGTGCTCTTCATCAACGCCAGCGAGTACTTCGAGAAAGGCAAGCGCCAGAATTTCTTGCGCCAGTCCGACATCGACAAAATAGTAGCTACTTACCGCGAACGGAGTGAAGAAGACCGCTACGCCCGCCGCGTGCCGATGACCGAGATTGACCAGAATGGCTACAATCTCAACATCTCGCGCTACGTGAGCACCGCCACTGCTTCCGAGGAAATTGACCTGCAGGCCGTGCACCAGCAGCTGGTACTCATTGAGCAGCAGGCTGCCGAGGCCGCCCGTCGGCATAACCAATTTTTGCAGGAGTTGGGCCTCCCACTCATTTAA
- a CDS encoding AAA family ATPase → MNLTELATQLRATLATKKYVLLYAYNGTGKTRLSGAFKDLGKTVESADTLYFNAFTEDLFSWHNDLENDTERRLELNTESRFFNGLRELEMDNRIRPLLQRYADFDFTIDYDGGFVHFHRDVRVEEATERVDFIKVSRGEENIFIWCFFLAVAQLAIDGDEAGPYSWVKYLYIDDPISSLDDNNAIAVASHLAQLLKGSHTLKTVISSHHTLFFNVMCNELKSAVKYFLSRNAVDGSYTVRDTTETPFFHHVSLIRDLHQAATAPDGKLYTYHFNILRGILEKTASFHGFSNFSACIRQTNDDPEGIVHARIINILSHGNYSLFEPREMQPENQEYFRRILADFMANYRFNPEIFPEASAATT, encoded by the coding sequence ATGAACCTAACCGAACTGGCAACCCAACTGCGCGCCACGCTGGCGACGAAGAAGTACGTGCTGCTGTATGCCTACAACGGCACGGGCAAAACGCGCCTATCGGGGGCGTTCAAAGATTTGGGGAAAACTGTCGAATCGGCCGATACGCTCTACTTCAATGCCTTTACAGAAGACTTGTTTTCCTGGCACAATGACCTAGAAAACGACACTGAGCGCCGGTTAGAGCTGAACACCGAGTCGCGCTTCTTCAACGGGCTGCGGGAGCTGGAGATGGACAACCGCATCCGCCCACTCCTGCAGCGCTACGCCGATTTCGACTTCACCATCGACTACGACGGAGGCTTCGTCCACTTTCACCGCGATGTCCGGGTGGAGGAGGCCACGGAGCGCGTCGACTTCATCAAGGTCAGCCGGGGCGAGGAAAATATTTTCATCTGGTGCTTCTTTCTAGCAGTGGCGCAGCTAGCCATTGATGGCGACGAAGCAGGCCCCTACAGCTGGGTGAAATATCTCTACATCGATGACCCTATTTCGTCGCTCGATGACAACAATGCCATTGCCGTGGCAAGCCACCTAGCCCAATTGCTCAAAGGCAGCCATACCCTCAAAACCGTCATTTCCTCGCACCACACGCTTTTCTTCAACGTGATGTGCAACGAGTTGAAGAGCGCGGTCAAGTACTTCCTGAGCCGCAATGCCGTCGATGGCTCCTACACGGTGCGCGACACGACCGAAACTCCGTTCTTTCATCACGTTTCCCTTATCCGCGACCTGCATCAGGCCGCTACTGCCCCCGATGGCAAGCTGTACACCTATCACTTCAATATCCTGCGCGGTATTCTAGAGAAAACGGCTAGCTTCCACGGATTCAGCAACTTTTCGGCCTGCATCCGGCAGACCAACGACGACCCAGAGGGCATCGTGCACGCCCGCATCATCAACATCCTGAGCCACGGCAACTATTCGCTGTTTGAGCCTCGGGAAATGCAGCCCGAAAACCAGGAATATTTCCGCCGCATTCTGGCCGACTTCATGGCCAATTACCGCTTCAATCCGGAAATCTTTCCGGAAGCAAGCGCAGCCACTACATAA